CTCAGAGCTAAGGTCTAGGCCCTCGGGGAAGTCCAAACACTTTATTTTAAAGCAAGCATACCTAATTATTCGGTGTTTAGCGATGATGGTCAGCAGAGCGGAAGTATACGACCTGCTAACCCGTCACTTGAAGGACGAGAGGATGATCAAACACTGCATAGCCACGGAAGCCATCATGAGGGCTCTAGCCAAGAAGCTCGGCGAGAACGAGGGTATGTGGGGTCTTGTAGGTCTCCTGCATGACATCGACTACGACTACGTTGGAAGGGATCCGCTCAAGCACGGGCTGGGCGCCCTGGAGCTCTTAAAGGGGGTCCTTCCCGACCACGCCTTAGAGGCGATAGCAATGCACAACGACCGAAACGGGTTCAGAAGCCCCTCAGAGGCTGCGGTGAGGCTCTCCCACGCGCTCAGGGCCTCAGACCACCTCTCAGGCCTCATCGTAGCAACGGCTCTAGTGATGCCGGGCAAGAGGCTGAGTGAGGTGAAGGTGGAATCCGTAATGAAGAAGTTTAAAGCCAAGGACTTCGCGCGCAACATAGACAGGAACAGGATCTTAGAGATTGAGAAGCTCGGCCTAAGCCTGGAGGACTTCCTCAGCGTCGGCTTGGAGGCACTTAACGGAGTCGCCGGGGAACTCGGCCTCTAGTCATGGGAGGGTCTCATCAAACGCTCTTCAGATGCTCCAACACCTCCACAAGCCTTGAGACCAGGTGTCCATGGTACCGCCTACCCTTCTCAGGAGAGGCCTTGGAAGGACTTCCCGATATGTAGTCACCGCTGATGCTCCCAATTCTTTCCATGTCCTCCCTCGTACTCGGCACGTAGCAGAGTGTGTCCCTGACGTCCCTGGGGTCCGGGTGATATAGAGGTCTCTCAGCAGGTCTGCAGTCTCTTATCAGCTCCCTCTTAACGAGCCCCGGATACCTGTAGAGCATGTGTGAAGTCTCTATTTCGTCCGCGTGCCCGACGGGACCGAAGCCGAGCTCGCTCGCCACCTCCCTACTCATGTAGGCTGGGTCGAAGAGAACTACATGCACTTTAAGAACCCTCCTAGCTCTCTCAGCAACCACCTGCATCCACGGAATATTCACCAGCCTGTGGCCATTGATCACTACGAACTTTCTGAAGCCGTGATCACTCAAGGAAGCTACGACATCATGGAGGACCTCACTCAGAACCTCAGGCCTCACACTTATTGTGCCCGGCGCGATCATGTGATGCGGACTCCATCCAAACCAGAGCGGCGGGACTATAGGCACCCCTGTTGCGTCGCTTGCGTCCTCGGCCAGAGCTATCGCGACCAATGTGTCAGTGCCTAGCGGAGCAAACCTACCATGTTGCTCGGTGCTCCCTACAGGCACTAGGATCCTGTCGTCGCCCTCCAAATAGTGTTTAACTTCAGGCCAGGTCATCTCATGCAACCACTTAGGCATTTTTGGCTCACCCCGCACTAAATGACGTTACTCAATTACCCTGACAGCGACGGGTGGCTTGACCCTCTCCCTCGCGTCAACAGGTATTAGAGCCTCGACCTCGTCCTTCCTGTAGCCGATCAGGTAGCTGGTGTTATTGGCGACCACGCAGGAGTGGCTGGGTATGATCTCCACCTTATCCCCGACCCTCAAGTCCGTCGCGCCGTCGACGAGGGCCTTACTCACCTCCTCGGACAGACTGACGATGGTGAGCTCCGGATGCCCTTTTACAATTCCGTAGCCCTTGAGGATGGTCGTGCTGTGAGCCCCTCTGTCGGAGCTGAGGGTCTTGCTACCCGCATCTATGATCAGCCTGTCCGGGGCTGGACGCGATATCACGGTGGCTAAGACTGTGAGAGCGCAACGGTCCTCAGTAACGGTCCCCAGAGCTACCTGCGTTGCGTCGTAGAAGACGTAGTTGCCCGGCCTCATGACGTTCACGACGTCAGACTTAACGACGTGCCTGGATGTGGGGGTGCAACCCGTAGCAACTATGTCCACGTCATGACCACGCTCCCTCAGCAAGGTTGCGGCAGTCCTTAAGGCTCTCACCTCATCCTCAGCGCTTCGACGGACTTCCTCAGCGTTCCTGGATGCGTAAGCGTGTCCTGAATGTGTGCAGACCCCTCTAAGCCTGAGGTTAGGGAGTCCCTGAAGCCTCTCGGCCAGGTCGACCACCCCCTCAGGCTCGACGCCGAGGCGATGGCCACCGCTATCGATCTTAATCAGGTACTCCAAGCTAACACCGCTCTCCCTCAGGAGCTTGCTGGTTAGGTGGGCTACATCGACGTTGTCTATAGTAAGCATTACACGTGCCCTCCCTGCCAGAGCTATGACGCGCTTCAAGTTCTCCGGATTCGCTATTGGGTAGGCCATCATGATGTTAGCGAAGCCTTTAGACACGAGGACCTCGGCCTCATCTACGGTGCCTACGAGAAAGCCCTCAGCGCCTGCCTCATACTGCATTCTAGCTATGGTGGAGCTCTTGTGAGTTTTAACCATGGGCCACAGACTCTTGCCGTGGGATCTGCAGAGGTCAGCCATCTCCCGTATGTTAGCCTCTAGGGCATCCAGGTTCACCAGAACGTTGGGGGTTGCTAACTCAAACAACCTCACCAAATACCACCAGTTAAGTATCTCATCATTCGAACTTAAAACTGCAATCCGGGTGCGCGTGGGTTTCGATGGGGATGAAACTCCTGTATCTCAGAGCCTCGCTCTGAAGTAGTTCTGGACGTAAATTGCGGCAGCAGGATTGTGGCCTGTCACCCTATCCTTGACTATCAGGTACGTCACGGGAGCTTTAGAGTGCATTATGAAGAGAGTGTCGTGACCGACGCACAGGCCCACCACCACGTTTAGCTCCGTGCCGACAGCGTTCAGGAGATCCGCCTGAACCACTGGATTGCACATGGATTCATGCGTGCCTGGGGTTAGTTTTTGATCCTCGCTCAAACCCACCCGCGTCTTGTCAACACCACCGCACTTACAGCACACTGAGTAGACTTCGAAACCCTTGCTCTCAAAGTACTTGACGACCTGTTCGGCCTCACTGCTCAGACCTATGCAGAAAGCCACCCCTAATCTTCTTAAGCCAAGCTTCCGGGCAAACTCAACGATCTCACGCAACCTAGGCCAGGTGCAATAACCTTCCTTCTCCACTAGGGAGGCCGTCCTGTGGATCTCCTCCACAAAGCCACTGTACCTGCTGAGGGCGTTCTGAACGACCTCCGGGTAGACCACCATGGGACATATGTTGGGCTTGATGGCTTCTGGGTTCCTGCTACATGGTTTGGTTCTGCAATAAGCGCAGTTAGGAGACCTCATACTCTCGCCCAGGACACCTCACCGAGACATAACGTTCACAATCAGTGTAATAAATGGTGGTTGCAGTCGCGGTCGTCAGACTCTAAAGGCATTATTTCCTCAGCGCAGGACCGTTCCCACCAGCTACTTCCTGTGTGCTAGACCCACTAGATCGGATACTCTCGAATAGCCTAACTCCACAGCCCAGTTGCTTAACCCCTTCAGGATCGATGAGATCAGCTCCCTAGGCCTCCCGAGAGCTAAGGCCGAACCAACTTGGATAGCCTTAGCCCCAGCTAGAATCAGCTCAGCCGCTGAAACCCAGTCCACGACCCCGCCGACCCCGATTACGTCAGGGCTGAACTCTCTGTAGACATCGTAGACAACCCTAACTGCGATGGGGTGTATAGGAGGTCCTGAAAGCCCTCCAAATATGTTGCTCAAGACGGGCTTCAGAGCGTAGACGTCGATAGCCATGGCTCTGACCGTGTTTATTAACGTGAGGGCTCGAGCACCGGCCTCCAGCGCCTTGCCGGCGGACTTAACGTAGTTATCGCTCAGACCCAGCTTGACTATGACTGGTACGCTGCTCACCGAAGCAACGGCCCCAGCCACCTCGAACACGTTAGTCGGGTCGCTGCCCACATCAAGGCCGTAGCCCTTCGTGTGAGGACAGCTGAGATTAAGCTCGAGCGCGTTAGCGCCTGAATCAAGGGCGACTGACGCCACCCTCACGTAGTCCTCCACAGCCGAACCTCCGACGCTGACTATGACGGGGAGCCCCAACTCCACACCCTTTCTGACGACCTTAGGCAACTCGTCGACGCCCGGGTTGGCGAGGCCGACTGCGTTGAGATAACCCCCGCATCCCAGCCCGATAATTATCGGCGGTCCGTAGCCCTCCCTAGGGGATACTGTGAAGGTCTTAGTCACCACCGCCGCCACACCGTACCCAGCCAGCCTGACGAGGTGTTCAGGGTACGCACCAAGGACGCCGCTGGCGTTCATTAGGAGGTGCTTCAGCCTGACTCCGGCGACTGCAGTACTTAAGTCGGCTTCAGCGTTCAAGGTACTCCATCACCTCTCCACACGTGAAGACGGGCCCGTCGACGCATAGAAGCTTGCCCGTTGGCGGCAAGTAGCAGGAGCCGCACAACCCGATTCCGCACTTGACCATGGCTTCGAGGACTACGTAGGTAGTCACTCCCCCAGTAACTCTGCAGAGGGTTCTGAGCATCCCTTTAGACCCAACGCCCACAACCAGGTCGTATCTGTTCCTCCTAAGCAATGTCTCAGCGAGCTCTGAGGCGAGCCCGCAGTACCCGACACTACAATCCTCAGTGGCTACGTGGAGGTACTCGACCCCACTCATGAAGGAACCTAGGTTGAACAACTCGCTTCTCCTCTTAACTCCCCACACCACCTCGAACCTATGACCCTTAGACGCCAGATACTTAGTTATGTAAGGCACTGGAGCGACGCCAGAGCCGCCTACAACAAGAAGCACTGAAGACCCCTCGGACACGTCTAGAGGTGTGCCGAGAGGCCCTTTAAGACCTACGAAGGAGCCTGGACCCAGCTCTGAGAGCTTGCGCGTCCCAAATCCTCTAACTTCATATATGAACGTCACCTCCCCATCCGCGTTGTAGTCAGCCACGCTCAGAGGCACCTCATCGACCCCAGGAATCCAAACCATGAAGAACTGAGCTGGCTTAGGGACGTAGCTCAGCGACTGCGGACGAACCCTCATAACGCGGAATCTCTGGCTCAAAGCGTTGTTCAGAGAAACCCTGGCCGGGGTTACTGAGTGCTTGGGGAAATCGGGCTTAAGGCGCTCCCCACAAACTGCAGGCAACTCGGATCTATGCACTGAACCCACTCAATTACCGTGTTTAAGACTTAAAAGTCTTTCTATACCTGAACTGCAAGAGCAGGGCTGGGAAAAGCTTATTAGTCCAGACGTAGCTACTTAAGTGGGCATTTGGGTAAAGTAGTAGTCGCGTTGGATCCTCCACCTAAGGAGAATCCTGAATCGTGGGTTAAGGAGCGTGCGGAGGCTCTTGGGGGCTCGCCTTCAGCGTTTAAGGTCGGGCTTCCACTGCTCCTCAGGACAGGCATCGGCATTCTGAAGGAGGTTGTAAGCGCTTCCAGCAGACCCGTAATAGCGGATCTGAAGCTGGCCGACATAGGTGAGGTAATGTCGTACGCGGTTGAGGCAGTGGCGGACGCAGGGGTTGACGCAGTGATAGCCCACGCGTTCGTCGGAAGGCGTGGCGCGCTGGATAAGCTGGTGCAGACCTCGAGGGAGGTCGGCGTTAAGTTGCTACTTCTCGTGTCGATGAGCCATCCAGGCTCCACAGAGTTCATCGACAAACACCTCAACGAGTTGGTTGCGGAGGCTCTGGAGCTTGGCGTGTGGGGGGTTGTGGCTCCAGCAACTAGGGTGAACGTCATCAGGGCGGTCAGGGAGGCGGTTGGAGATAAACTACTTATATACTCTCCCGGCGTTGGCGCCCAGGGAGCTGAACCCGGAAGCGCGATATGCGCTGGAGCCGATTACGAGATAGTTGGGAGGGCCGTGACAGGCTCTCCTAACCCTAGGGAAGCCCTGGAGAGGATAGCGTCTGAGCAGGAGCGGAGGGTTAGGCTATGCAGGAGCTGATACACGAGCTCTATAAGGTCGGGGTAGTTAAGCTGGGTTCCTTCGTATTGAGTTCAGGTCTGACGTCGCCTTTCTACATAGATATGAGGAGAATCTATAGCTACCCTAAGGTCATGAGACTGATAGTTGACGAGGTCGCCAAGAGTGTGGATATGAGACCGTATGAGGTTCTAGTGGGCGTGGCCACCTCAGGGGTCGCTCTAGCAGCCTTCATAGCAGCCGCAACGGGCAAGCCTATGGCCTACGTGAGGCTTGAGAGGAAGGACCATGGGACGCTCAGTCAGGTGGAGGGTGAGGTCGCAGGCAAGTCCTCGTTAATAATAGACGATGTCGCCACTACAGGAGACTCGATACTCAGAACCTACGAAGTCCTCAAGAACTCCGGATCCATTCCAGCAGGGGCCCTAGTCATAGTGGATAGGGAGCAGGGGGCGGGCCTCAGAATCGCAGGGCTGGGCATGAGGTACCACTACCTAATGACGGCCCGCCAGCTCTTCACGATCCTCCACAAAGACGGCCTGATCAGCGACGCCGCATACGATGAGGTAATGAAGTATCTGGAGGGCTTCGGGAGGAAGTAGCTAAGCACGTACGGTGAGCTAAATGTTGCTCGCGTTCATGCGGCACGGGAGAGCGGAGCCTCTGAGGCCAGGTATGTCAGACGACGAGAGGAGGCTCACGCCTGAAGGGCGTGACGAAGCGGTCAAAGTAATCCAGATCCTCGACTTAAGGCCTAAGTACGTGGTGTCAAGCATCGTCAAAAGAGCGCTGGAGACCGCCGAGCTGGCTTCAAAGCTGCTGGGGGGTGTTGAAATCCTCCCACGCCGCGAGCTAACGCCGGAGCTCTTCAATCTCGAGTCTCTGAAGAACTTGCTGACCAACCTCGACCTCAGCGACGGCGAGACCGTCATGCTGATCGGGCACTCCCCAAGCATTGAGGATGTAATTCAGGAGCTTCTTAACGGGTTCCGGCTTTACCTACCGCCCGCGTCGCTGGCTTGCCTCGAGGTTAAACACCCTGAGCTGAGCGAGGCATCGTTGAAACTTTACATAAGACCGGATTACATTCGGGGAAAATGAGATATTAAGTTAGGGTCAACCATCGTCCCAGACTCTCCCTAACTACTTCTTAAGGAACTCGTCAAGCCTTGTCAGGAATTTACTTATCTCGAGCGGTATGACTATCTTTGAGGACGGGGCTACTGCTATCTTCTCAAGAGTCTCATAGTATCTCAGCAGCAATGTGTTCGGCGTTAACTGTCTGGCCGCCTCCTCAACCTCAAGCAACGCCTTCCTCCTGCCCTCCGCCTCAAGTATGGCCGCCTGCATGTCACCCTCAGCCTTCCTTATTCTCGCCTCCTTGTAGCCCTCCGCCTCAAGAATCGCTGACTGCTTCTTACCCTCCGCCTCAAGTATCATCGCCCTCTTACTCCTCTCAGCCGCCATCTGCTTTATCATCGCCTCCTGAACCTCGCTCGGCGGTTTAATCTCCTTGATCTCGACTGAGGTTATTTTTATCCCCCAGCGGTCAGTAACTTCGTCGAGCTTAGCCCTCAACGACTGGTTTATGTAGTCCCTCCTCGCCAAGACGTCATCCAGGAGCAGGTCGCCCACTATGGCTCTGAGCGTGGTCACGGCAATGCCTGTGGACGCCATCACGAAGTTTTGAACGGACTTAACAGCCAACTCTGGATCGAAAACCTTCATATATATCAGGAGGTCTATGTTAACGGGCGCGTTATCTTTAGTTATGCAGGTCTGAGGAGGTATGTCGAGGACCATCTCCCTTAAGTCTATCCACACACCGCTATCTATTATCGGCACCAGGAAGACCAGGCCGGGCCCTTTAATGGATATTATCTTGCCGAGCCTGAACACCACGAGCCTCTTATACTCGGGAATTATCTTCAGGTGTGATAGTACGATGCCCAAGAAGATGGCTAGGAATATAGCAATTACTACCAGGGTTACTGGATCAATCATGCATTCACCTCATGATAGTAATACTTTAAAAGCTAATACTTTAAAAGCTTTAAAGTCGTTAATGAAGGGGGCTCAACAACACGGCTGGACCTCGCAGTCCAGCCACGACCAGCCCTAGCAACCGCGTGCTTTAAGGATCTTCAGGGTTGGTATCTTAGCCAACTTCTCCGGCTTGATGAACTCCCAGAGCAGGCCCTCAGGCCTCACCCTAGGGCCTCTCGCCCGTATGAGTCTGGTCGGAGTTGCTATTAGGTCGACGGTGAAGTCCCACGGCTCCATGGGTATCTTCCCGCTCACCACCTGCAGGTCATGGACCGTAGTTAATATGCACACGTCGGGCGTCACCTTACCGCATTCGAAGAGCATCCCATATTCAAGCTCTGAATACCCCTCGCCCTTGCCCAACCTCCCCCCGAATGAGTCGACAACGACGGAGCCCGCTACAATTAAGTCCACTTTAGGTAGGCTCCATGGATCAACAAGTTCACCGTACTCGAAGGAACCCCTTATGGTTGACGCGTAGCTGATCGCATCCTCAGGTATTCTACCCGGGTCCAGGAGCAGAAAACCCTCGGAGATCCTCGGTGTCGGCATAACAAGGGTCCTGCCTGAACGCAGTACCATCTCCCGCACGGGCTTCTGCGGCGAGTCTGGGTTCACCTTAACAACCCTACTACTGTTAAATAGACCCAGGTTAAGCAACCTCACCGCAGCAGACTCAGCCCCGACGAAGTTTGGGATTCTCCCATACACAGGGCGGGGGAACCTAGCAACGTTCTTTGACTCCATCAAGTCCCAGACACTCCTCCTGAGGTCCTCCCTAAACCTAATGAGGTCCGCCGGACTCATCAATCCTCTCCTCAACCTTCTCCACATACACTATGAGCCCCTTAACCTCCACAACCCTGACCCTGCTGCCCGGCTCTATATCCCCCTTAGTGGAGTAAGCAGTCCAGTCCTCGCCCAGCACATGAACAACCCCTGGACTCCCGGTCGTCACCCTCGTTTTAGCCACACCGACCTCGCCCAGCAGCCTCTCCCTCAACGACCTGCTCCTCAACCTTCTGGTCTTGCCGGCCTCATAACCCACATATATCATCAGCCCTCCGATCATGGCGAAGCCCATCGCTATGGCGATAGTAAGTGTTGAGGGCGCTCCGAAACCCCCTCCAGCGAGCACCTCATAAGAGCCTACCAGCATCAGTATGATGCCCGTCACTCCGAAAGCCCCGAAGCCGGGGGTCATTACCTCAATCAGCAGGAGCGCCATGCCTATCATCAGCAGGGCCAGTGCGAAGAGGCTTACCGGCACCACGGACATCGAGTAGAGCGCAAGTAGCAACAGAATTACGCCCCCCACAGCATAGCCCTGAAACCCTGCCTGGACGAACTCGACGAATATGAGGGCCACACCCACGATCAGGGCCAGCGAGCTGACTATAGGTGCTGAGAATACAGATACCAGGTAGTCCCAAGGCGTGTAGGTCACCAGAACCAGCTCGTCGAGACCTAATAGTTTCTTCAGACCGTCTAAATCGTTGACGGGCTCCGCAAAACCCATCGCTACAGCCTCGTTGAAGCTCAGAACTCTGTTGCGGGTCACGAACTCCTCAGCAATTCTCACCAGGGACTCGTTACCTTTGAAGGCTTGCATGGCAAGAGTCCTGAACCTGCCCGACACGTAGCTAACGGTCTTCTCGTCGGAGGGTAACGGCTGGGCGGCACCTATGGTGGAGGCTTGACCCATGAATATCCTCTCGCCAAGCAGGGCTATTAAAGCCCCAGCCGAAACCGCCTTACCTCCCGGAGGGATGTACGTGTACACAGTCAGGCCGGACTCCGTGACGGTCTTGATTATGTTGTCCGCGGCCGCTAAGTAGCCACCGTACGTGTCTATGTAGAGCACTAACACCGACGACCTGCTGAGCGCTTCGCTCACAGCACGTGAAACAACCTCTACAGCGCCTCCGTCAATGGTTGAGACGAGCTCAGCGACAACCCCAACCCTTCCCTGTGGGGGTGTTGCAGCAGAGATCATAAGCCCTAGCGGTAAGAGCAACCACAGCACTAAACCCCATTTAATGATGCCGCTGGCCATCGGCCATCAGAGATAAATATAGCAACAGCCATAATATAATCATCGCCTCGACCGCCCGCGACTAACAACCCTCAAGCCTAGTCCACGATTTTTAAACATTACTTAGTTAGTGGTTCCTTTGAAGGGCGAACCTCAAGACAGCTATGACCCCTCCCAATCCCTTCAGCTTAACGGCCAGCGGGGACTCTGCCGGAATTATCCTTACTCTACCTCCACGTTCCTCTACAGCGTTAAGCAGCTCGTCCACCCTGCCTGACTCATCGGAGCTGAGCAGGTCCTCGACCACCAGCAGGGTTTCCACTGCATTGTTGCGGGCGGCAAGCCCGACGTCCTCCAGCCCGTAGGCGACCCTGTCCGGCTCGGTGGCCAGCAGTTTAAGGAACTTGCCGAGTATTGCCTCACCCTCAACCACCACGAATTCCTGCAATAGGTTCTTAACTGAGTCCCTCCTGAGGAGTTCCTCAATCCCGGCCCTACCGCCTATCGATACTGAGTCGACGAAGACTCTAGCCCTGCCCCCTGCACGAGCTTTAACCTCCTCAGCTATGACCTCCCTGAGGACGGCCGGGGACCCGACCACAACAAAGTCCACGCCCTCTGACTCCATGTACCTTAGAACCTCGCCCGCAACCTGCTTAGCTATGGCCTCCACACTCGATTCCTTATCACTCCTCAGGCCGGGCAGGCTCAGGTCGTTCAGGAACCTGACGCCCTGATCGTAAAGCATGGCTAGGGAGGCCTCGTCAAAGTCCGCGGCGACCAGCAACGCCCTAAACCTCTTCCTGCTCGAGGTGTCTGTCAGCCTCTTCAGCGCAGCATGGCTCCATGACTCCTTGAATATCGTCAGCTCACCGCCAACATCCACGTTCAACGTATGGTGAGATCCCTTCAGCCCGTACTCCTCAGGGCCCTCAACCACCACGCCGTGGATCCTCAGCCTGCTTGCGAAGGGTTGGAAGTAGAGCTTCCCAACCCTGACCGCCAGCGTCATCGGCAACCTCCTCTTACCCTCACCATCCATCTTCACATCCCTAGTGGTTCTAGCCACCACCACATCCCCCTCCCTAACCACGTTCTTAATCACCCAGAGGTCGTCAACGTCTTCAATCCTCACTTTAACCCAGCCCTTCCTCAAATCCTTGTCAAGCACCTTCACCTGGCACTCCACACCGAAATAAATAATTCGCTGCGGCACTATTAACTACGCCCTACAACGCGACATACTGACCTGCATCTGCCATATTCATGATTCACGCGTCTGTTACAGTGGGGACTCCCCCGTGCTACGGAGCAGGCTGAAACATTATAAGCTCCGCTTGACCTAGATATGTGGTGTGCTGTGTGGACGCTGGGCTAGACTTCTTCTTCTTTCCTGAGAGCGTTGCGGTAGTTGGCGCGTCGAGAACCCCGGGTAAGGTGGGGTATGAGTTACTGAGGAACTTGCTGGAGTTCTATAAGGGGAGGATATACCCAGTCAACCCGGCAGCTACTGAGGTACTCGGCCTCAAGTCCTACCCGTCTGTCAGAGCGATACCTGATAAAGTCGATGTGGCAGTCATCTCAGTTCCTGCTGAGGTGGTTCCTGAGGCGGCCGCCGACGCCGGGGAGGCAGGGGTCAAGGGATTGATAGTGATCTCAGGGGGATTTAAGGAGGTCGGGTCTGAGGGGGTTGAGAGGGAGAGGAGGCTGACTGAGGTTGTAAAGCGGTATGGGATGAGGCTTATAGGGCCTAACTGCGTTGGCGTCTACGTCCCTAGGTCGGGGATGAACACGCTCTTCCTACCGAGGACCAGGCAGGGCTTCCCCCCACACGGTCACATAGCGTTCGTGTCCCAATCAGGGGCGTTCGGCTCCGCCGTCCTTGACTGGGCCGCCATGAGGGGGTTGGGTATGAGTAAGTTCATAAGCTATGGTAATAAGGCGGACGTGGACGATGACGACCTCCTGGAATACTTGCGAGGGGATCCTGACACGAGAGTGGTGACCATGTACGTTGAAGGGGTTGAGGACGGCGTGTCCTTCTTTAAAGCGTTGAAGGAGACAACCCCCATCAAGCCCGTCGTGGTGCTTAAGTCAGGAAGGTCGGAGGCCGGCGCTAGGGCAGCATCCTCCCACACAGGAGCGTTAGCCGGGCAGGATAAAGTCTACGACGCTGCCTTCAAGCAGTCTGGCGTGATTAGGGCTTACGGCATGGAGGAGCTCTTCGACATGGCCCTAGCCCTGTCCCTACAGCCCCCCTCCTACGGCCCCAGAGTGGTGGTCCTCACAGCCGGCGGCGGGTCGGGCGTCATGGCCACCGACGCACTCTCAGACCTCGGACTCCAAGTACCGAGGCTCAGCGACAAAACTGTGGAGAAGTTGAGGAGGGTTCTACTGCCGATAGCCTCACCCTACAACCCCGTCGACGTCACCGGATCTGCTAGGGATGAGCACTTCATTGAGGCTGCTGAGATATTGATGCTCTCCGGGGAGGCGGACGCGATCATGTGGCTGCCGTACTACATAATACCCGGAATCACCGATAAGTTGAATGAGGTCTTCGTCAGGATGGTTAACAAGATCAACGACACATTACCGCGTCCAATACCGGTGGTCGGGGTTGCAACAGGCGGTGCCTTCACGACGAAGTACTCGGTGGAGGCGGAGTCCATGGGCGTGCCCATGTACCTCTCCCCTGAGAGAGCGGCTCTAGCCATTAAGGCCCTGGCCGACTACGGAAGGTGGTTGAGAGTGACGGGTTCCTACGAAGACTACGTGGAGAGGTTTAAGAGGCTCAGAAGCTGATGCAGTCTGTTCAGCCCTCAAGTCACTTAAGTGTTAGGAAGATCGCGTTGTAGTACGCGATGGCGGTCAGGAAAAGCAGTGCTGTGGTAGGCAGTAAGTATTTGTAGACTCTAATCAGGTTCTCTCTGAAGTACTGTACCGTGAAGGCGAGGCAGAGGTGGGTCGGCGACGCCAGGTAGAACAGAAATGACGAGAGGTATATGAGTGAGGAGTCCCCGACGCTGGACAACGAGCTCGCCAGCAGAGGCACTGAGGACGTAATCCCCACTATAGTGCTGCCTGAGGTCAGGCTCAGGAGTCCTGGCAACATGATCTTAGCTATGATGTCTGGGAATCCCGAGGAACTTATAAGCGCACCGACGGCGGAGGATATCCCAGTGCCCAGCATGGC
This portion of the Zestosphaera sp. genome encodes:
- a CDS encoding SPFH domain-containing protein, encoding MIDPVTLVVIAIFLAIFLGIVLSHLKIIPEYKRLVVFRLGKIISIKGPGLVFLVPIIDSGVWIDLREMVLDIPPQTCITKDNAPVNIDLLIYMKVFDPELAVKSVQNFVMASTGIAVTTLRAIVGDLLLDDVLARRDYINQSLRAKLDEVTDRWGIKITSVEIKEIKPPSEVQEAMIKQMAAERSKRAMILEAEGKKQSAILEAEGYKEARIRKAEGDMQAAILEAEGRRKALLEVEEAARQLTPNTLLLRYYETLEKIAVAPSSKIVIPLEISKFLTRLDEFLKK
- a CDS encoding 5-formyltetrahydrofolate cyclo-ligase, with amino-acid sequence MSPADLIRFREDLRRSVWDLMESKNVARFPRPVYGRIPNFVGAESAAVRLLNLGLFNSSRVVKVNPDSPQKPVREMVLRSGRTLVMPTPRISEGFLLLDPGRIPEDAISYASTIRGSFEYGELVDPWSLPKVDLIVAGSVVVDSFGGRLGKGEGYSELEYGMLFECGKVTPDVCILTTVHDLQVVSGKIPMEPWDFTVDLIATPTRLIRARGPRVRPEGLLWEFIKPEKLAKIPTLKILKARGC
- a CDS encoding NfeD family protein produces the protein MASGIIKWGLVLWLLLPLGLMISAATPPQGRVGVVAELVSTIDGGAVEVVSRAVSEALSRSSVLVLYIDTYGGYLAAADNIIKTVTESGLTVYTYIPPGGKAVSAGALIALLGERIFMGQASTIGAAQPLPSDEKTVSYVSGRFRTLAMQAFKGNESLVRIAEEFVTRNRVLSFNEAVAMGFAEPVNDLDGLKKLLGLDELVLVTYTPWDYLVSVFSAPIVSSLALIVGVALIFVEFVQAGFQGYAVGGVILLLLALYSMSVVPVSLFALALLMIGMALLLIEVMTPGFGAFGVTGIILMLVGSYEVLAGGGFGAPSTLTIAIAMGFAMIGGLMIYVGYEAGKTRRLRSRSLRERLLGEVGVAKTRVTTGSPGVVHVLGEDWTAYSTKGDIEPGSRVRVVEVKGLIVYVEKVEERIDESGGPH
- a CDS encoding mRNA surveillance protein pelota; translated protein: MKVLDKDLRKGWVKVRIEDVDDLWVIKNVVREGDVVVARTTRDVKMDGEGKRRLPMTLAVRVGKLYFQPFASRLRIHGVVVEGPEEYGLKGSHHTLNVDVGGELTIFKESWSHAALKRLTDTSSRKRFRALLVAADFDEASLAMLYDQGVRFLNDLSLPGLRSDKESSVEAIAKQVAGEVLRYMESEGVDFVVVGSPAVLREVIAEEVKARAGGRARVFVDSVSIGGRAGIEELLRRDSVKNLLQEFVVVEGEAILGKFLKLLATEPDRVAYGLEDVGLAARNNAVETLLVVEDLLSSDESGRVDELLNAVEERGGRVRIIPAESPLAVKLKGLGGVIAVLRFALQRNH
- a CDS encoding CoA-binding protein, which encodes MDAGLDFFFFPESVAVVGASRTPGKVGYELLRNLLEFYKGRIYPVNPAATEVLGLKSYPSVRAIPDKVDVAVISVPAEVVPEAAADAGEAGVKGLIVISGGFKEVGSEGVERERRLTEVVKRYGMRLIGPNCVGVYVPRSGMNTLFLPRTRQGFPPHGHIAFVSQSGAFGSAVLDWAAMRGLGMSKFISYGNKADVDDDDLLEYLRGDPDTRVVTMYVEGVEDGVSFFKALKETTPIKPVVVLKSGRSEAGARAASSHTGALAGQDKVYDAAFKQSGVIRAYGMEELFDMALALSLQPPSYGPRVVVLTAGGGSGVMATDALSDLGLQVPRLSDKTVEKLRRVLLPIASPYNPVDVTGSARDEHFIEAAEILMLSGEADAIMWLPYYIIPGITDKLNEVFVRMVNKINDTLPRPIPVVGVATGGAFTTKYSVEAESMGVPMYLSPERAALAIKALADYGRWLRVTGSYEDYVERFKRLRS